From Cecembia calidifontis, one genomic window encodes:
- a CDS encoding NADP-dependent malic enzyme encodes MAIKIRKEDALNYHVQGKPGKIEVVPTKPLSSQLDLALAYSPGVAEPCKEIANDKENVYKYTAKGNLVAVISNGTAVLGLGDIGPEASKPVMEGKGVLFKKFAGIDVFDIEIDEKDPHKLIQIIKSLEPTFGGVNLEDIKAPECFLIEETLKREMKIPLMHDDQHGTAIISGAALINALEIVGKKIDEIQLVVNGAGASAVSCTKFYMSLGVRRENIVMCDKEGAIRMDRPNLDEIKKEFATHKDVHTLTEALEGADVFLGLSAGNIVSPEQILKMAPNPIVFALANPDPEIAYDLAMATRDDLIMATGRSDYPNQVNNVLGFPYIFRGALDVRATTINEEMKLAAAKAIAALAKEPVPEIVNKAYGDTQMAFGRFYLIPKPLDPRLITTIAPAVARAAMESGVAKYVITDWDAYNLELQERIGIDQRLMLRVVTRAKKDPKRVVFAEADNVKILKAAQILRDERVAIPILLGRKEKIDEIIEANKLDLSGVTIVDPYEDEERLRRFGNILFEKRKRKGLTPQDCYRLMKDRNYFGSMMVELGEADALISGLTKDYPKTILPALHVIGVKKGIDRVAGMYIMNTDRGPFFFSDTTVNVNPTAEQLVEIIGLTAEGVKFFDIEPKIAVLSYSNFGSAKGEVAAKTAKATALAKAKYPNLIIEGEMQANVALNEEIQEENYPFSALIGNKANTLIFPDLSSGNIAYKLLSELGHAEAIGPVLLGMNKPVHILQLGSSIREIVNMVAIAVVDAQMKEKL; translated from the coding sequence ATGGCCATTAAAATCCGTAAAGAGGATGCACTGAACTATCATGTGCAAGGGAAACCCGGTAAAATTGAAGTAGTACCTACCAAACCGCTTTCCAGTCAGTTAGATCTCGCACTTGCTTACTCCCCAGGGGTGGCAGAACCTTGTAAAGAGATCGCCAATGATAAAGAAAACGTCTATAAATATACAGCCAAGGGTAATTTGGTGGCGGTAATTTCGAATGGCACCGCAGTTTTGGGACTGGGAGATATTGGTCCAGAGGCATCAAAGCCGGTGATGGAAGGAAAAGGTGTATTATTCAAGAAGTTTGCCGGCATCGATGTCTTTGATATTGAAATTGACGAAAAGGATCCGCACAAGCTGATCCAGATAATTAAGTCGCTGGAGCCTACCTTTGGAGGGGTTAACCTGGAAGATATAAAAGCTCCTGAGTGCTTTTTGATCGAGGAAACCTTGAAAAGGGAAATGAAGATTCCTTTGATGCACGATGACCAGCATGGGACCGCTATCATTTCAGGTGCAGCCTTGATCAACGCGCTTGAAATTGTAGGGAAAAAGATAGATGAGATCCAATTGGTGGTCAATGGAGCGGGAGCTTCGGCGGTTTCCTGCACCAAATTCTATATGAGTCTTGGGGTGAGAAGGGAGAACATCGTGATGTGCGACAAAGAAGGAGCCATCAGGATGGACCGTCCAAATTTGGATGAGATCAAAAAGGAATTTGCAACCCATAAAGATGTTCATACCTTAACAGAGGCGCTTGAAGGAGCCGATGTTTTTCTGGGGCTTTCTGCGGGGAATATAGTTTCTCCTGAGCAGATCTTAAAGATGGCACCGAACCCAATTGTTTTTGCGCTTGCCAATCCAGATCCTGAAATCGCTTATGATTTGGCAATGGCTACGCGTGATGACCTGATCATGGCTACGGGGAGGTCCGACTATCCTAATCAGGTCAATAATGTATTGGGCTTTCCTTATATTTTCAGAGGTGCATTGGACGTTAGGGCTACCACCATCAACGAGGAAATGAAATTAGCTGCTGCGAAAGCCATTGCAGCCCTTGCCAAAGAACCTGTCCCTGAAATAGTAAATAAGGCCTATGGCGATACGCAAATGGCCTTTGGCAGATTTTATCTGATTCCAAAACCTCTTGATCCAAGATTGATAACTACTATTGCCCCAGCAGTAGCCAGGGCTGCCATGGAATCAGGGGTTGCAAAATATGTAATTACGGATTGGGATGCATATAATCTTGAGCTTCAGGAAAGAATTGGCATTGACCAAAGGCTGATGCTTAGGGTTGTAACAAGAGCCAAGAAAGATCCTAAGCGAGTGGTATTCGCTGAAGCAGACAATGTTAAAATCCTGAAAGCCGCCCAAATTCTAAGGGATGAACGTGTGGCTATTCCGATTCTTTTGGGTAGAAAAGAAAAAATTGATGAGATCATTGAAGCAAATAAGCTGGATTTGTCTGGAGTTACCATTGTAGATCCTTATGAAGATGAAGAAAGACTGAGGCGCTTTGGAAACATTCTGTTTGAAAAAAGGAAGAGAAAAGGACTTACTCCCCAGGATTGCTATAGGTTGATGAAGGACAGGAACTATTTTGGTTCTATGATGGTGGAGCTGGGAGAAGCAGATGCCTTGATTTCAGGCCTTACAAAAGATTATCCAAAGACCATTCTTCCAGCACTTCATGTGATCGGAGTGAAAAAAGGCATTGACCGTGTAGCAGGTATGTATATCATGAATACAGACCGTGGTCCTTTCTTCTTTTCCGATACCACAGTGAACGTAAACCCTACAGCGGAACAGCTGGTTGAAATCATTGGGCTAACAGCGGAAGGAGTAAAGTTCTTTGATATTGAACCTAAAATCGCTGTTCTTTCCTATTCCAATTTTGGTTCAGCAAAAGGGGAAGTTGCGGCCAAAACAGCAAAAGCAACAGCATTGGCAAAGGCAAAATATCCAAATCTTATCATAGAAGGTGAAATGCAGGCCAATGTAGCCTTGAACGAGGAGATCCAGGAGGAAAACTATCCGTTCAGTGCACTGATCGGAAACAAGGCAAATACCTTGATTTTCCCAGATCTTAGTTCCGGTAATATCGCTTATAAATTGCTGTCAGAACTTGGACATGCCGAAGCAATTGGTCCTGTTCTTTTGGGAATGAATAAGCCAGTGCATATATTACAGCTTGGAAGCTCCATCAGAGAAATCGTTAATATGGTAGCCATAGCGGTGGTGGATGCGCAAATGAAAGAAAAATTATGA
- a CDS encoding DUF4837 family protein translates to MNIRKIGLAMTFIIAMFGFLSCQGDEESQNSTKPKARGAIGEIILAIDSAKWEGPLGQTLKEVFLEDVSGLIRDESMFDIRKVDPRAMTRILKMATNIVYVTTFDDRRAASQNINALFSKEAKEKAANDPSLYFLRSADEFALGQEVLYLFGNNEEELIQNLRANKNKIQNLFHVRERDRLNKLLLNRKNSAAKMAGEKLGLGVNVPASYQIAKAESDFLWLRQPTPRSDRPDISLFFYETDYVSEDQVFPQSILELREKITKMHIYGNPSNRNSYLVTERVDPTPVFSNFKINNNFAVEIRGGWKTNNLSMGGSFLGYVIVDDKKGKLYYMEGFVYYPNEAHRESIREIETILLATEVLPKPESSS, encoded by the coding sequence ATGAATATCAGAAAAATAGGTTTAGCAATGACCTTCATCATTGCAATGTTTGGTTTTTTGAGTTGCCAAGGTGATGAGGAATCACAAAATTCAACCAAACCAAAAGCAAGAGGCGCTATAGGTGAAATTATACTGGCAATTGATTCTGCCAAATGGGAGGGACCACTTGGACAGACATTGAAAGAGGTGTTTTTGGAGGACGTTTCCGGTCTTATCAGGGATGAGAGCATGTTTGATATCCGAAAAGTAGATCCCCGGGCAATGACCAGGATTTTAAAAATGGCAACCAATATCGTTTATGTTACTACATTTGATGACAGAAGGGCTGCCAGCCAAAATATCAACGCTCTTTTTAGCAAGGAGGCGAAAGAAAAAGCGGCCAATGACCCTTCATTGTATTTTTTGAGGAGTGCAGACGAGTTTGCGCTTGGACAGGAGGTTTTGTACCTGTTTGGCAACAATGAAGAAGAGCTGATTCAAAACCTAAGGGCAAATAAAAATAAAATACAGAACCTTTTTCATGTGAGAGAAAGGGACAGGTTAAACAAATTACTGCTCAACAGGAAAAATTCAGCTGCAAAAATGGCCGGTGAAAAGCTGGGCTTAGGTGTCAATGTGCCGGCTTCCTATCAGATTGCCAAAGCTGAGAGTGATTTTTTGTGGCTGAGGCAGCCTACACCCCGTTCTGACAGACCAGATATCAGCCTGTTTTTTTACGAGACAGATTATGTGTCTGAAGATCAGGTCTTTCCCCAATCTATTCTGGAGCTGAGGGAAAAAATTACAAAAATGCATATTTATGGAAACCCCTCAAACAGAAATTCTTATCTCGTTACAGAGCGGGTTGATCCCACTCCGGTATTTAGTAATTTCAAGATAAACAATAATTTTGCAGTCGAAATCCGCGGAGGATGGAAAACCAATAACCTTAGCATGGGTGGCTCATTCCTGGGTTATGTGATTGTGGATGATAAAAAAGGGAAACTTTATTACATGGAAGGATTCGTTTATTATCCCAATGAAGCCCATAGAGAATCTATCCGGGAGATCGAAACTATTTTGTTAGCAACGGAAGTGCTTCCCAAACCGGAATCTTCCAGCTGA
- a CDS encoding lytic transglycosylase domain-containing protein, with protein sequence MKKKICTITFAFVLMFWINNSVYGQELFHINNSSIEEETIIPSYQFEYIPDFTYDQVEKRIRAMKTDMPFELNERIFSFINYFVVRNREYTKMVLKRKEFYFPLFEETLAEHGMPDDIKYLSIIESGLNPKAKSRVGAMGLWQFMPATGRMYNLHVNRDIDDRMDPEMSTEAAAKYLKSLYRMFGDWELALAAYNCGPGNVRKAINRSGGKKTFWGIYNHLPKETRSYVPQFQAMMYVVRYAEEHNFFLEEPTYPIAYEKVRFNQELDLEQLAYISGTCIEDIEFLNPSIQNRLIPSSHQHIALRLPKSTAEWITQNQENYASAVKLTSERTVALRSASAPVNSSPVRTVSNNSPGPSGDRIAYKVKPGDVLGKIAQQHGATVTQIKNWNNLSSNTIKVGQTLYIYRNNSSLQTTLADNSSSDASNPRYYTVQPGDSLWLISKKLNGVTVDQIKRLNNLNTDQIKPGQRLIIG encoded by the coding sequence ATGAAAAAGAAAATTTGCACCATCACATTCGCTTTTGTCTTAATGTTTTGGATAAATAATTCCGTTTATGGTCAGGAGCTCTTCCATATCAACAATTCTTCCATTGAGGAAGAAACAATAATCCCGAGTTACCAATTTGAATATATTCCCGATTTCACCTATGATCAGGTGGAAAAAAGAATCAGGGCAATGAAGACTGATATGCCCTTCGAATTGAATGAGAGGATTTTTTCATTCATCAATTACTTCGTTGTCAGAAATAGGGAGTACACCAAAATGGTGCTCAAAAGGAAGGAATTTTACTTTCCTTTATTTGAGGAAACCCTGGCCGAACACGGTATGCCAGATGATATCAAATACCTGTCAATCATCGAATCTGGTCTTAATCCAAAAGCAAAATCCAGAGTGGGGGCTATGGGGCTATGGCAATTTATGCCTGCAACGGGAAGAATGTATAACCTGCATGTCAACAGGGATATAGATGACAGGATGGATCCCGAAATGTCCACCGAAGCCGCAGCAAAATATCTCAAATCCCTGTACAGAATGTTTGGTGATTGGGAATTGGCTTTAGCAGCCTACAACTGTGGCCCGGGAAATGTAAGAAAGGCCATCAATCGTTCAGGAGGTAAAAAGACCTTTTGGGGTATATATAACCATCTTCCAAAAGAAACACGAAGTTATGTGCCTCAATTCCAGGCGATGATGTATGTGGTGAGGTATGCTGAAGAGCATAACTTTTTTTTGGAAGAACCCACCTATCCCATCGCTTATGAAAAAGTGAGATTTAATCAGGAACTTGATTTAGAGCAACTTGCTTATATCAGTGGTACCTGTATCGAGGATATTGAATTTCTAAACCCTTCTATTCAGAATAGGTTAATTCCATCCTCACATCAGCATATCGCATTGCGTTTGCCTAAATCAACAGCCGAGTGGATAACCCAGAATCAGGAAAATTATGCCAGTGCCGTAAAGCTAACTTCTGAAAGGACTGTTGCTTTGCGCAGTGCGTCGGCACCCGTCAACTCAAGTCCGGTTAGGACAGTCAGCAATAATTCCCCTGGGCCAAGCGGTGACAGGATTGCTTATAAAGTGAAGCCTGGGGATGTTTTGGGGAAAATAGCCCAACAACATGGAGCTACAGTAACTCAAATCAAGAATTGGAATAATTTAAGTTCCAATACCATCAAAGTTGGTCAGACACTGTATATCTATAGGAACAATTCATCGTTACAGACTACTTTGGCAGATAATTCCAGTTCGGACGCATCCAATCCCCGATACTACACCGTACAGCCAGGTGATTCGCTTTGGCTGATTTCAAAAAAACTGAATGGTGTGACTGTAGATCAGATAAAAAGACTTAATAACCTAAACACCGATCAGATTAAACCAGGGCAGAGATTAATAATTGGATAA
- the ruvA gene encoding Holliday junction branch migration protein RuvA, which translates to MIAYLKGKLVYKDPTYVLIEVGGIGYHVKISLQTYSKIKDEEHIMLLTYLHIKEDAHTLYGFKEENEKRLFLHLISISGVGPNTGLMILSSLSSEELESAIVQEDFRTIQNVKGVGAKTAQRIVLELKDKVRKDTLLEHGQTAVGFVQSNNKIREEALQALITLGFPKATAEKNIAAVLKKTGSEISLEELIKASLKAP; encoded by the coding sequence ATGATTGCATACCTAAAAGGAAAGCTGGTTTACAAAGACCCAACTTATGTACTTATTGAAGTAGGGGGTATTGGGTATCATGTAAAAATTTCCTTGCAGACTTATTCAAAAATAAAAGATGAGGAGCATATTATGCTCCTCACTTATTTGCATATCAAAGAAGATGCCCACACCCTTTATGGATTCAAAGAGGAGAATGAAAAGAGACTTTTTTTGCATTTGATTTCCATCTCAGGGGTTGGCCCTAATACCGGATTGATGATCCTTTCTTCCCTGAGTTCTGAAGAATTGGAAAGTGCTATTGTACAGGAGGATTTCCGTACCATCCAAAATGTAAAGGGGGTCGGTGCAAAAACGGCTCAGCGGATTGTACTCGAATTGAAGGATAAAGTTAGAAAAGATACACTGTTAGAACATGGTCAGACGGCAGTAGGCTTTGTCCAATCAAACAATAAAATCAGAGAAGAAGCGTTACAGGCTTTGATTACTTTAGGTTTTCCAAAAGCTACTGCTGAAAAAAACATTGCCGCGGTATTGAAAAAAACAGGTTCAGAAATTTCTTTAGAAGAATTAATTAAAGCATCTTTAAAGGCACCTTAA